One window from the genome of Gimesia aquarii encodes:
- a CDS encoding leucyl aminopeptidase: MAIQLTNESISSVSADWLVIGLLESEPLPDTVARLDETLGGLITRLRESEDFTGKLASTSSLLGLTEIKTQRIILVGLGSATELSAAAFEKAMLTTARAISNKENTRIAVLLPEVENTSITPKHSAELISSSMVVGAVGQDLYRKEAARFPFQDILLTGTESIDQTAYQKAIELGTVLGESINLAREMVNRHAGDIFPISFADRTKEIAYAYGLESEILDENQLKQEKMGSMLAVAQGSDQPPRLAILKHQGADPSAPTLALVGKGVTFDSGGLSLKPSDGMKTMKCDMGGAAAVLGAMAAIARLNLPVNVVGYMGLVENMVNGSSYKLGDVLTARNGKTIEVLNTDAEGRLVLADVLTLAVDRGATKVIDLATLTGACVVALGEEVTGLFSNDEDWSKTVQNAAKTTGEDVWEMPMLPQFAEQLKSDVADLKNVGTRWGGAITAAKFLENFVNKTPWVHLDIAGPAFASANLPHREGGGTGCMVKTLVEVANQFKSSN; encoded by the coding sequence ATGGCTATACAATTGACGAATGAATCGATTTCATCTGTTTCTGCTGACTGGTTAGTCATTGGACTTTTAGAATCTGAGCCTTTACCTGATACGGTTGCTCGATTGGATGAAACGCTAGGTGGATTGATCACACGATTACGAGAAAGCGAAGACTTCACAGGCAAACTGGCGTCAACCTCTAGTTTGCTCGGCTTAACAGAGATCAAAACGCAGCGAATCATATTAGTCGGCCTTGGCTCTGCGACAGAACTTTCCGCAGCTGCATTCGAAAAAGCGATGTTAACAACCGCCCGCGCGATCTCCAACAAAGAGAATACCCGTATAGCCGTTCTTCTTCCTGAGGTAGAAAATACTTCGATCACACCAAAACATTCAGCAGAATTGATTAGCTCTTCTATGGTCGTGGGCGCGGTCGGACAAGACCTGTATCGTAAGGAAGCAGCCCGGTTTCCGTTCCAAGATATTTTGCTTACAGGTACTGAATCTATAGATCAGACTGCTTACCAAAAAGCTATTGAACTGGGAACTGTTTTAGGTGAATCGATCAATCTGGCACGAGAAATGGTGAATCGACACGCCGGAGACATTTTTCCGATCAGTTTCGCAGACCGCACAAAAGAAATCGCATATGCTTACGGATTAGAGTCTGAAATTCTGGATGAGAATCAACTTAAACAAGAAAAAATGGGCTCTATGCTGGCTGTTGCACAAGGCAGTGATCAGCCTCCGCGCTTGGCAATTCTCAAACATCAAGGTGCCGATCCCTCTGCCCCCACTCTGGCACTGGTTGGAAAAGGAGTCACCTTTGATAGTGGAGGGCTCTCTCTCAAACCCAGTGATGGGATGAAAACCATGAAATGTGACATGGGTGGTGCTGCAGCTGTACTAGGTGCGATGGCTGCCATCGCGCGACTAAATTTGCCCGTAAATGTTGTTGGCTACATGGGATTAGTCGAAAACATGGTGAATGGCTCGTCTTATAAACTGGGAGACGTGCTGACTGCGCGCAACGGAAAAACAATCGAAGTACTCAATACGGACGCCGAAGGGCGACTCGTGCTGGCAGATGTTCTCACTTTAGCCGTCGATCGAGGAGCAACAAAAGTAATCGATCTTGCGACGTTAACAGGCGCCTGTGTGGTTGCGTTAGGGGAAGAAGTGACTGGTCTCTTTTCTAACGATGAAGACTGGTCTAAAACAGTTCAAAATGCTGCCAAAACCACTGGAGAGGATGTCTGGGAAATGCCTATGCTTCCTCAGTTTGCTGAGCAATTGAAGAGTGATGTTGCAGATTTGAAGAATGTCGGAACTCGCTGGGGTGGAGCGATTACGGCTGCCAAGTTTCTGGAAAACTTCGTTAATAAAACCCCCTGGGTTCATCTTGATATCGC
- the argH gene encoding argininosuccinate lyase — protein sequence MAAKAWGGRFQQQTDARVEAFTESISFDSRLAAVDIKGSQAHAQMLAKVGLISDEECQQILEVLTQIGVEIEQGQFEFRFDLEDIHMHIESALIERVGDIGRKLHTARSRNDQVSTDLKLYTREAIHRIDSLLKDLQVAFVERFERDQDLVLPGFTHLQRAQPVKAAHYWFAYCEKFDRDRQRLQDCLKRVNVSPLGGAALAGTSLPIDRQYTAQLLEFTDVARNSLDISSDRDYLAEFCFCMALVATHLSNWAEEWIAWFSTEFGFIKLPDAFTTGSSIMPQKRNPDVLELIRGKSARPIADVQQILVLLKGLPMAYNRDMQEDKLALFDSYDTVAACLELAAAMVEGAELQQETITAKLEDGFLDATALMEYLIKKGTPMRTGHGIVGKLVALCESRQSRLVDLSLEELQQACPQIEDDIYQILGARNAMAALCSFGSGGEEPVNEQWQYWKEKLGI from the coding sequence GTGGCCGCAAAAGCCTGGGGAGGACGATTTCAACAGCAGACTGATGCACGCGTTGAAGCATTTACAGAATCAATTAGCTTTGACAGCCGACTGGCAGCTGTCGACATTAAAGGGTCGCAGGCGCACGCACAAATGCTTGCCAAGGTTGGATTAATTTCCGACGAGGAATGCCAACAGATTTTAGAGGTTCTGACGCAAATCGGAGTTGAGATTGAGCAAGGTCAATTTGAGTTTCGATTTGATCTCGAAGATATTCACATGCATATCGAAAGTGCTTTAATTGAGCGTGTCGGTGATATCGGTCGTAAGTTGCATACCGCACGTAGCCGTAACGATCAAGTATCGACAGACCTGAAACTTTACACGCGGGAAGCCATCCATCGAATCGACTCGCTCCTCAAAGACTTGCAGGTTGCTTTTGTTGAACGTTTTGAACGAGACCAGGATTTAGTGCTTCCCGGCTTTACGCACTTGCAGCGCGCACAACCTGTGAAGGCCGCCCATTACTGGTTCGCATATTGCGAAAAGTTTGATCGGGATCGCCAACGTCTGCAGGATTGTTTGAAACGAGTGAATGTTTCTCCTTTAGGGGGGGCCGCGCTTGCCGGAACATCACTCCCCATCGATCGACAATATACAGCTCAATTATTGGAATTCACAGATGTTGCCCGGAATAGTTTAGATATTTCCAGTGATCGAGACTATCTGGCTGAGTTTTGTTTCTGTATGGCACTGGTTGCGACTCATCTCAGTAACTGGGCGGAAGAATGGATTGCCTGGTTTTCGACTGAATTTGGTTTTATCAAGCTTCCCGATGCATTTACCACTGGTTCATCTATCATGCCACAAAAACGAAATCCGGATGTACTGGAATTGATTCGGGGAAAATCGGCTCGTCCGATTGCTGATGTCCAGCAGATCTTGGTTTTGTTAAAGGGGCTGCCGATGGCGTATAACCGAGATATGCAGGAAGACAAGCTGGCACTGTTTGATTCATATGATACCGTTGCCGCGTGCTTGGAGTTAGCGGCTGCAATGGTCGAAGGGGCAGAGCTACAACAGGAAACGATCACTGCCAAACTGGAAGATGGCTTCCTCGACGCAACCGCTTTAATGGAGTATTTGATTAAAAAAGGAACACCGATGAGAACCGGCCACGGAATTGTCGGGAAACTAGTCGCATTATGCGAATCGCGTCAATCTCGATTGGTTGATCTCTCTCTCGAAGAACTGCAACAAGCTTGTCCACAAATTGAGGATGATATATATCAAATTTTGGGGGCACGAAATGCGATGGCAGCACTTTGTAGCTTTGGTTCCGGGGGTGAGGAACCAGTGAATGAGCAATGGCAATACTGGAAAGAAAAACTCGGTATATAA
- the queC gene encoding 7-cyano-7-deazaguanine synthase QueC encodes MTTSSRKAVILVSGGLDSATVLAIAANAGFELYALSFDYGQRHRHELEAAKKVCQSFDVKQFVIFPLDLRVFGGSALTADIDVPKDRSEHDLETGIPITYVPARNTVFLSLALAWAETLNAFDLFIGVNAVDYSGYPDCRPEFIQAFQKTATLATKSGVEGDGRWNVHTPLISLTKAEIIKKGMELGVDYSLTHSCYDPLPDGTPCGHCDSCQLRAKGFQEAGFSDPALKSN; translated from the coding sequence ATGACAACCAGTTCTCGCAAAGCCGTCATTCTTGTCAGTGGCGGACTCGATTCTGCAACCGTATTGGCCATTGCCGCAAATGCTGGATTTGAATTGTACGCGCTCTCGTTCGATTATGGTCAGCGACATCGACATGAACTTGAAGCCGCAAAAAAAGTCTGTCAATCGTTTGATGTGAAACAGTTTGTGATCTTTCCACTCGATCTGCGCGTTTTTGGTGGATCGGCACTCACAGCTGATATCGATGTTCCCAAAGACCGTTCTGAACACGATTTAGAAACCGGCATTCCTATTACTTATGTACCTGCGCGAAATACTGTGTTTCTTTCGCTGGCATTAGCCTGGGCAGAAACTTTGAATGCCTTTGATTTGTTTATCGGTGTGAATGCGGTTGATTATAGTGGCTATCCTGATTGTCGTCCCGAATTCATCCAGGCTTTTCAGAAAACCGCGACGTTAGCGACAAAATCTGGCGTAGAAGGCGATGGTAGATGGAACGTGCATACTCCACTCATCTCTCTAACAAAGGCTGAGATTATCAAAAAAGGAATGGAACTGGGTGTCGACTATAGCTTAACACACAGCTGCTACGATCCATTACCTGATGGCACGCCTTGTGGGCATTGTGACTCGTGTCAATTACGCGCCAAAGGTTTTCAGGAGGCAGGCTTCAGTGATCCCGCTCTCAAATCGAATTAA
- a CDS encoding DUF1501 domain-containing protein, with protein MADAFYNGMCAPHLLNRRQAMQIGVGLFGLNLPQLLQAATSSTKSDISCIFIFLAGGPSHFETFDPKPNAPLEIRGPWKPTSTNVPGTFISEKLPLMATRMDKVAIIRSWQGKSGSHLTGSQHVASGFAPVGKQYFPNFGCLISALQGSRVKGVPPYLGLPVAARYTNPPGYLGAAYSAFDLKGDPQKPEMELGGLNLSRIRFEDRLSMLAQLENLSQLQSVKNSQLESVDKFTEEAIAMLTSGAMQKAVNLDEESPQTRESYGDNMYGRRVLLARRLIEAGARFVTINQAVQGGLFGNAKTNGTWDNHGWLFDSMMSFSNRPTGMPSNKRWHSYSGPGNLPQLDMSLSTLLDDLDQRGLLETTLVVAMGEFGRTPKINATSGRDHYPNAGSVLMAGGPVQRGVVIGATDRTGSLPSTRPYRPEDFATSIYHAMGIDSHQTYFPRLPRPTPIAAGEIIDGLF; from the coding sequence ATGGCTGATGCGTTTTACAACGGGATGTGCGCCCCTCACTTACTAAATCGACGACAGGCGATGCAGATTGGTGTCGGGCTGTTCGGATTGAATTTACCACAGTTACTTCAGGCTGCTACGAGTTCAACTAAATCAGACATTTCCTGTATTTTTATTTTCCTGGCCGGTGGTCCGAGTCATTTTGAAACATTTGACCCCAAACCAAATGCCCCATTAGAGATTCGTGGTCCCTGGAAACCAACCAGTACGAATGTGCCAGGAACATTCATCAGTGAAAAACTTCCCCTCATGGCAACTCGGATGGACAAGGTAGCCATCATTCGGTCCTGGCAGGGCAAAAGCGGATCACACCTCACCGGCTCACAACATGTTGCCAGTGGATTTGCCCCTGTTGGAAAACAGTATTTTCCCAATTTTGGTTGCCTCATTTCCGCATTACAGGGTAGCCGGGTTAAAGGTGTCCCTCCATACCTTGGCTTGCCTGTGGCAGCGCGGTATACCAATCCACCTGGATATTTAGGCGCTGCCTACTCTGCCTTCGATCTCAAAGGTGATCCCCAAAAACCGGAAATGGAACTGGGAGGACTAAATCTATCCAGAATTCGTTTTGAAGATCGACTTTCGATGTTGGCACAATTGGAAAACCTCAGTCAATTGCAATCGGTGAAAAATTCGCAACTGGAATCAGTTGATAAATTTACAGAAGAAGCAATTGCGATGCTAACAAGCGGAGCGATGCAAAAAGCAGTCAATCTAGATGAAGAGTCTCCTCAAACACGTGAAAGCTATGGCGATAATATGTATGGTCGCCGCGTTTTACTCGCACGCAGATTGATAGAAGCAGGTGCTCGATTTGTCACTATCAATCAGGCAGTCCAAGGTGGATTATTTGGTAACGCCAAAACAAATGGTACTTGGGATAATCATGGTTGGCTCTTTGATTCCATGATGTCGTTTTCTAATCGTCCCACAGGTATGCCTAGCAATAAACGCTGGCACAGCTATTCGGGTCCAGGTAACTTGCCACAGTTAGATATGTCGCTTTCTACTTTACTGGATGATCTTGATCAACGTGGATTACTGGAGACAACTTTAGTAGTGGCGATGGGTGAATTCGGCCGTACTCCTAAAATTAATGCCACATCGGGCCGTGACCATTATCCTAATGCTGGCAGCGTATTAATGGCGGGTGGACCGGTCCAACGCGGTGTTGTGATTGGAGCCACTGATCGAACAGGAAGCTTGCCCAGTACACGACCCTACCGTCCAGAAGACTTTGCCACTTCAATCTATCACGCGATGGGAATTGATTCACATCAAACCTATTTCCCTCGACTTCCACGGCCGACACCCATTGCCGCAGGTGAAATCATCGATGGCCTCTTTTAA
- a CDS encoding nitrilase family protein, whose protein sequence is MRDIRIAAAQFENRNGDKAYNLQRIRELSKQAVEQGAEIVSFHECCIPAYTFVQSFSKEELADLSEPVPNGPSTQELMKISQEVGVPILAGLLELDQGEIYNTYICVDGTELVARYRKLHAFVNAHVASGNEYVVFDVRGCRCGILICYDNNIIENVRMTTMLGADIIFMPHVTCCLPSVMPGRGLVDPELWHNRDRDPVRLRQEFEGPKGKGWLMRWLPARAYDNGIYAIFTNPVGMDDDEVKPGLSMILDPYGEIIAECTKLGDDVVVALCTAEKIPPSSGRRYIRARRPDLYGKLVEAPKEPPVTQPGWELKTSG, encoded by the coding sequence ATGAGAGATATCAGAATTGCTGCTGCTCAGTTTGAAAATCGTAATGGTGATAAAGCATATAATTTACAACGAATTCGTGAACTCTCAAAACAGGCTGTGGAACAGGGAGCAGAAATCGTTAGCTTTCATGAGTGCTGCATTCCTGCTTACACGTTTGTGCAATCATTTTCAAAAGAAGAGTTAGCTGATCTGTCCGAACCGGTTCCCAACGGTCCAAGTACTCAGGAATTAATGAAAATCTCACAAGAAGTGGGCGTTCCTATTTTGGCGGGACTTTTAGAATTGGATCAGGGAGAAATTTACAATACCTATATTTGCGTCGATGGGACAGAACTGGTCGCTCGATATCGAAAGCTACATGCATTTGTAAATGCTCATGTGGCTTCTGGCAATGAATATGTTGTATTTGATGTGCGCGGTTGTCGCTGTGGTATCCTGATATGTTATGATAATAATATCATCGAGAATGTCCGTATGACGACAATGCTGGGCGCTGACATTATTTTTATGCCACATGTTACTTGTTGTCTGCCTTCAGTCATGCCCGGTCGTGGTCTGGTTGATCCGGAGCTATGGCATAACCGTGATCGAGACCCAGTTCGACTGCGACAGGAATTCGAAGGGCCCAAGGGGAAAGGTTGGTTGATGCGCTGGCTACCGGCGCGTGCCTATGATAACGGCATCTATGCAATTTTCACGAATCCGGTTGGAATGGATGATGATGAAGTGAAACCAGGGCTTTCGATGATTTTGGATCCGTATGGCGAGATTATCGCTGAGTGTACTAAGTTAGGTGATGACGTCGTTGTCGCTTTATGCACGGCAGAAAAAATACCCCCATCAAGTGGACGCCGCTATATTCGAGCGCGACGTCCCGATTTATATGGGAAACTTGTCGAAGCTCCTAAAGAACCTCCGGTGACTCAACCTGGGTGGGAATTAAAAACATCGGGTTAA
- the truA gene encoding tRNA pseudouridine(38-40) synthase TruA, with translation MRNIKLTLAYDGSEFAGWQVQPNGLSVQACVETAIEKLTQQKSGVLVAGRTDAGVHALGQVANFQTESSIPCKNILSGLQRFLPDSICIRKVDEVDAEFHATYSAVQKRYRYVIHNTAIVYPFLRRYVCEFGRPLNSDGMHTAGQYLLGMHDFRCFESHFPNKATSVRTIKELTVQRTSVWPVWNEGRLQQTIDRNSTQGEFITIDIVADGFLYNMVRAIVGTLLEVGVGRWSPGDVQKILNSLDRSQAGATAPANGLYLVQVDYEG, from the coding sequence ATGAGAAATATCAAATTAACGCTGGCCTATGATGGATCGGAGTTTGCCGGTTGGCAAGTTCAGCCCAATGGTCTCTCGGTTCAAGCCTGTGTGGAAACAGCAATTGAGAAGCTGACTCAGCAGAAAAGTGGAGTGCTAGTTGCGGGGAGAACAGATGCTGGCGTTCATGCTTTAGGGCAGGTTGCTAACTTTCAAACAGAGTCTTCCATTCCATGTAAAAATATTCTATCAGGTTTGCAGCGTTTTTTGCCAGACAGTATCTGTATACGAAAAGTTGATGAAGTTGATGCCGAATTTCATGCGACTTATTCTGCGGTTCAAAAACGTTATCGATATGTGATCCATAATACGGCAATTGTTTATCCTTTTTTGAGACGATATGTTTGCGAATTTGGAAGACCGCTTAATTCAGATGGAATGCACACAGCAGGTCAGTATCTATTGGGAATGCATGATTTTCGTTGCTTCGAATCTCATTTTCCTAATAAAGCGACAAGCGTACGAACCATTAAAGAATTGACAGTTCAGAGGACATCTGTCTGGCCGGTTTGGAATGAAGGCAGGCTACAGCAGACTATTGATAGAAATTCTACTCAGGGTGAATTTATCACAATCGATATTGTTGCAGATGGCTTTTTATACAATATGGTTCGTGCGATTGTCGGAACGTTATTAGAAGTGGGAGTCGGACGTTGGTCACCCGGTGATGTACAGAAAATTCTTAACTCTCTCGACCGTTCTCAGGCTGGAGCCACGGCACCTGCGAATGGTTTATATCTGGTTCAGGTTGACTATGAAGGATGA